The following DNA comes from Castanea sativa cultivar Marrone di Chiusa Pesio chromosome 10, ASM4071231v1.
GTGGGTACTCTCTTATATATTTAATTCAACTCCCTTTCTCAGTTGCTACTTCATTTTCTCAACCTCCCTATCACCTCTCTCCATCTTTTCTACCACAGCTAGCTCCTATAGAAATTCCATTCAGAGGCACCTTCTACCCGTTGCTGACAGTTCACCTAGAATTCAACAAAACTTGCTGTTTAAGGATAATTTATCCCATCATAGCAGGTGGGTCTTGCTCCAAAATGGGTAGGCACTCTTGCTGTTACAAGCAGAAGCTAAGGAAAGGCCTATGGTCGCCTGAGGAGGATGAGAAGCTTCTGAGGCATATTACCAAGTATGGTCATGGATGTTGGAGCTCTGTACCTAAGCAAGCTGGTATTTGCTTTTTATTACTCATTCTAATAAGCCTTTCAGCAAtgtttagttttgaaaaaagaGAACTTTTTTAATGGCTTATTTGTATGTGATGAATTGGCAGGTCTGCAAAGGTGTGGCAAGAGCTGCAGGTTGAGGTGGATCAATTACTTGAGGCCTGATTTGAAGAGAGGCACATTTTCACAGGAGGAAGAGAACCTTATAATTGAACTTCATGCAGTTCTGGGGAACAGGTAAAAATGCATCTCCTTGTCTTATTAACTGTTTCTCATTTGGTTTTTGGGGCTTCATTTAAGTTACTTAATATTCTTGGAATTATGTGGCTTCCTTAGGTGGTCTCAAATTGCAGCACAATTGCCTGGGAGAACAgacaatgaaattaaaaatcttTGGAACTCTTGCTTAAAGAAGAAgctcaggcagagaggcattgACCCAGTCACTCACAAACCAATTTCTGAGGTTGAGAATGTTGAGGACATAGATACATCAGCCAAAAGCCGAGACAAAATGTCGGTGTTGTCCAATGAACTGAATCTCCTCAAGGCAGAGAATTCAAACCAAGAAGCTACTTTACTTGAGCAAAGACCATCTTCAATTGCTTCCCAAGGCTACCCTTTGGAAGTGCAAGGCTCTTCCAGCTCCAAAataacaaacaacaacaacaacaacaattcaaTGACACCCAGAGCTAACAAGGACTTCTTTCAAGAAAGGTTTGTGACCTCCCACCAAGAAAGTTCCACCACCAATGATTTGGTGGGGCATTACCCACTTCAGCAATTGAATTATGCATCCAATGCCAGGCTCCAAACAAACTCAAACTCCAACTCCAATCAGTGGTTCACCCAAACTGGGAAAACGTTTGATATAAATTCTGAATACACCTCCAATGCAATATCCACAATTCTCCCACCTTCAACCAGCTCATTTCTACCTCCCTCTATTGGTTACAAGCCTTCACTTACTTTTCCCACAGATAACATATCCATAGGCTCTTTCAATGTTAATGGATCCCGTTACTGGGAAACAACCAGTGCCTCCACAACCACAAACAATAGCAATAGTAGCAGTGGAAGCAGTAGCAGTGCTGAGCTACAGCACAACAGTTCCTTGTTGGAAACTAGCATGTTTTCTTGGGGATTGGAAAGCCAACCAGAAGATATCAAGTGGACTGAATATTTTAATAACCCATTATTGGTGGCGGCTGCTTTACAAAATCAAACTCCACAGTCTATATACAATGAGATAAAATCAGAAACTCAATTCGTAACTGAGAGTTCAAGTGCTATGTGGCCTCATAGCAAGCAGCCAGGAACTTTACAAAGTTCTGATATTTATGGTAAGGATATCCAAAGACTTACTGCAGCCTTTGGACATACTTAGCTTGAATTAACATGtcagaggaagaaaaaaaaaaacactgcaGAATTTTCAGTTACAAGGGGCTTCAACAATTGCTAGCTGATTTCTTAATACAGGTGTGTGTGCCACATAAATTCTTCTCTTGTATATAGGTCAGATGATACAAAAACATTTCTCAGCCTCTGGTTTttggtatattttttttattacctttTGTCTTTCTTCTTGTGTGGGGTAGAATTGCAAAATAAGGCTTGTACTGATGTCTTTTACTCTTGTTTGCCTTATTGCATATGGTCTATAATGTTGCGGTTCTATCTGGtgaaaaatttggaaaaatatcTGTTACTCAATCATGGGAATCTTTCAGTTTCTCCTTTTCTCAattctatataatatctaaatcACTCTCAATTCAATGGGAAAAACTAATGGCATAGTGTCAAATCTCTTTGTTAGACAATGGCTCTTCCTCCCCCCTAAACCCCACCATagacaattgaaaaaattggaTAAATCCTTTAACATGAATTCTTTTGCAAGCTTAAGATTCAAATGGTTGTCTATCACTGTCTCCAAAGGACAGAATCTTATTCACCtttataacaatattttcaCTTTTCCCCTCTTTGAATTCAGACTATATTGAGAAAAATGAGTTATATAATAGTTAGCTGCCTTTTGAATTTAACCATATTGACATATGCATTACGTCTCGCTTGCTTGATTTGCAAGACTTAGAGagctatttctctctctctccctctctttctctctctattctttttcTATCTCATACACACATATACTCTCACACACGCGAGTGCGTGAAAGGTGTCACTTCATACTCCTCAAAAGGATATAAGCTCCACAAATGAATTGTAAGTTGTTCACTCTAGTGTCCGTGCAAAGGGATGGTGACTCTCAATCTTGTAAGGGCCATATGTTTGCTGATGTTTTGTAGCTTCTTCAAATGCAATAgcattatctttaaaaaaaacacttgggaaaaaagaagagatgaaagagaaagaaacttCCAATTAAAGAGTAAAAAATGAAGTCAATCCTATGGTAAATGAAGTCAACAGCAAGTAATCCGTACCACCCACTTGAGGGCATATCGCGTGGATACTATTTGCTAAATTGCCTAAGGTTGGTAGGCAATTTTaccttttaaccttttttttttcgagtCCGAAAATCATCCTCTCCAAAAGGTAAATGAAAGACAAGGCTGCctaccaatttcttttcctAAACTTGTTTATGCACTAGGTAAAAACGACCTAGAGTGCTAGTATGAGACTAATTATTTACCCTTGGGATGAAAGATACACGACACCACCTGAAAGataagttttattcaaaatGCAAGACCAAAATGGTTCAAAGCAATGAGGGAGGGAAGAACACCAACtgtaaaccaaagaaaaagatCTTTACATTGGAAAGGCAACTTCAAAACATTGATATAACTAACTATCAATTGTTTGCTTTCTTAAGAATCCAATAATTTCATTGACTTGGACATACATTGACGGAAATTGGAATGCATACATGTGAGAATCGGATTTTGAAATAGCCAACTCTCATGTaatatctcttaaaaaaatggaaacacACTTGGCAATGGACCCCATGTTTtcagagccaaaaaaaaaaaacaacctatatatatatatatatatatatatatatatatatatatatatatatatatatatatataattaaattttcacGTGCAGACTAGAAATTTGGAGCATCAAGAAGCCACGGGCAAATTAACATGCACATTTGCCCTCATGGGGTATGAATATCACTCAAAGGTCACACTGTTCGTCTATTCTGTCTTGTTAACTAAATTCATAGAGCCTATATATGTAGTCTTTATTGGAAAATGAAACAGAAGCTAGAAGACATAATATTATAAAGTAGCAATTTTTGTTGTAAACTTGTTGTACAGATAAAGAAAATCCTTCCTTGTTACATTTTAGAGAGGCCAGGAACTATTTGTATGACGACTTTAGTGACGTCAAACGTGCGTGCTTCAAGCATTTTCCCATTCTTGAAATTCGGATGCAATCCCAGGGTTGTTCTTGTACTTGTCTCACTAATCCTCTATaattttttgaggttttgattttaataaattatacttTGAAGATTAAGGATTAAGGTATCAATTTTCAAACTCGTTTGGAGCTAATCTCATCCAACCCACTGCATACTATTCATATGTATCATTTAAATAGGTCATAtaagtcattaaaaaaatcatttgattaAAAGTAAAACTACACATAAATAGTTTCTTTAATCGTTACATAGTGAATTGGAAGAAAAAAGCTCCAAACCAATTTTGGCGCTAATCTTTTTCGTAATctgaaattaaaaatcataactTCACACGGAGTTGAAGGTTTTAGTATCATGTATCACATCAACATGAAAACACATATTGTCATAGTTCTGGCTATCAAAAGATAGGAACATACTTCCAAGTTACTAATTATACAATTTGATTATGATTGAATTTTACTGATAATGACAACTTGATAATATTGACATTACCATAGCGTTTTACATTGAAGTCAATAATGGGATGCCTACATGGGTTTGTTCAAGGACTGATATGATTTTGTGATTGAATTATATGTAGACCCTGGGGTGTTCCATGATTAAAACCAAtgagaataaagaaaaatcaatatGAACAAACACAAAATGAAAGCTATACATGATTCAAAAAAATACCTACATTCACATAcggaaataagaaaaaagttttaCTAAGAAAATTAGGAAATTACAATGATGACACAATGATTCACTTAAGAGAGCCAAAAGTAAATACACCCCAAAAAACTCTAATACTAACACATGACAAGGTAAGGGAATTTCACTTTGCCTAGTTGTCTAGCCATGGCATAGAAAAATAGAGTTGGGGTAAACTAAAGCTCCAactatgtgtgtatatatatcatcaaatTTTTGtcttaatttaaattgaatCAAGCTATACAAAAGAAACCGCATACCATGGCGTGATGTTCACTCCTCCATTAAAACCCCTAAAGGCTATCACAAACTCCAAAGACCAAACACcgatttaatttatatataaactaatataTCTAAATAACATAAATGTTAACTCTCAAGAATTATAATTCTTGCAATTTAAAAttctcatcaaccaaacaaatatgTGTAGGCAAAAATTAATCCGAGATTTTTTGTGAGACAATAAGAAGTTTTACAAATTGAACCAACTACATACATAAGGTGTTTATAAGAGAAACTTACcatgaaaaggaaaaggaagaggaaTAGGATTTTGGACTATGGCCTGTCATTTATTTCCAAATTTAGCAGCTACATTTACAGTGCTTATAAATGGGTTGGCCTCTTTCCTTAATGGCTTTAGTTTGGACTTTATTGTTCAGTTTATGGCCAATTGGGCCCTTTGGTCACTTCTCTAAAAGTAACCCCAATCCTTTCCCCCACTCTAAACCACATCCTTATTCCTCAGGCCTTTTTTTAGTTATCTATGCACGTAATTCTTATCTTTATGATCATCATCACTAAATTATTCTTCcatatttgaatattttcttaattttctaatatacatatatatatatattcctaattatttcttaataattttttttagcccaaattatttcttaatagtTTAAACAGTCTTGTTACTATTGCCAAATAATCaaactaatataaaaaatatatatataaaaaagtatagCATTAAGACTTAAGACTTTAGACTTGGTTATTCATAGTACATCTTTCGATTTGATTTATGCTTTTGCTTAgcactcttttttatttttgttatttgctCTAACCAATAATCAACACACAACACCTATATTCTTATTGTAATCTTCTAAAGTATTTAAAATGGAACTCTTGGTATAATCTATAGCATTCAAAGATTGGTTAATGACAATTTACTATAATGCAAACTATAGGTTACTACCACTTACACATTTTAGATTGGCCGCAAACTTGCCAAAGGTCTTGTAACTGAATTGGCACATCTCCATATACAAAGTGTTTGGAGGTCTAATGGGGAAAAGGTACGAGCTGcagggttagcagcatgttgtaattatttctcaaaaaaaaaaaaaaaagattggctGCAAACTTGTAGTTGggttgttaaattttttttttttttttcctttcctctttTCTATGAAATCTATGtgataaattaaaacaaatcatcgatttttttttaattcaaattcaaccaaaaatcatttttaagtattattttatttaaagcaaatatatatatatacatatatatgcaACATTATATCAAAGGAGGGTTATAAGCGTATATATGTAAAAATGTATgagtaattaaaaatattattttaacgGTACTGTGGGTGTACATGAAAATTTCTACgattttttggttaatttaccTGTATAATTGCTCTCAAAACTTTAAACTTTTTCTAAGGGTTTAAAATgacattgttgttgttgtggttattattattattattattactatctctctctaaaaatcAGTAGAGCGGAATATCTAATTAAAATAGTACATACTTTCTATATATCTCTTTTGTTCATATCAATTAATTGgcaaattaattttaatcatgTAAAAAACTAAGgttttagattataaaaaatattgcaaaGGATATCAATGAGGTCAAggaattttataattaaaatggTTCAACCATTTGCTCATCATGTTTATTAGATTTAAATaatgtgcatatatatatatatatatctatataaattgcataaacatacattttttttatatgtttaaaacATTTGGAGAAAGAACATTGAATGTTCATCACACTACACCAAAATAAGTCTATTACATCAAgtattaatataacaaaattagtATAGTGGTCTGAGACACAAAATTGCATCTACAAGTTAAAATTTGTTGCAATAGTAacctaaaaatggtaaattattgCATTAACAGTAATTAGTTGCAacaggaatggcaacgggtcgggtttgggatgggtttttctATGCTCGAACCCGACCTGTGGGTCTGCCCCCATGACCTGAACTCGGcccatttaataaacaggttttttttgtttacccCAAACCCACCCTGTCGGGCCCCGTCCCGTCATACCCATCCCAAGATCAGAAACACAAATTACAAATGCACAAATCTCATATTTATCATTTTCCGACCCAAAATcacatacacaaacacaaatcctaacacaaacataaacacaaatttcagatttataattttccctttcaaaatcacaaaccaaacacaaatttcaaatttatgattttccctttcaaaatcataaacacaaatcctaacataaacacaatcacagagatcataaacacaaacacaaactcacatGATTGAGACAAACtgaacccagaaaaaaaaatggagaaagagGTGGAGCGAGGCCGTAACAGGGAAGCTGAGCAAGGCCGTGAGGGGGGTGGCTGAGTGAGGCTGTGAGAGGGTGGCTGACTAGCAAGGAATCAGTGCGGGATGGGTGAGGGGAATGAAAGGGCTCAGGGCTGTGCAAGATCGGCAAGGACAAAACGAAGAACGATGAGAGAGTCAGAGAGCTAGGCTTGACTGCTTGTGGCCGTGTGAGTGAGAGAGCTGAGAGATGAAGAGCAGCGTGTGAGTGAGAGAGCTGAGCTGagagatgaagagggagaggcgGCGTGTGAGACTAGGTGTTACAGAGTTTAGAATATATTTATATCTAGGGTAAggggttttaaaattttttttataatattatatatgtatacgGGTCGGGTCAGGTCCGAGCCGAGTTTGCATAATACCTGGACCCATTTCGGGTTTTTtattaaaacccaaacccaccccATTTGCTTCATGAATCAGGTAAAACTTGCCCCATTATGGTCGGGTCGGACCGGGTACCCGCAGGTTGGGCCTATTTTGCCATCCCTAAGTTGCAATAATCTATAATTATCAGTTGCAATACATTACTATGTTAggaaaaattgttgcaataacttaaaATGACAAAATCGTTGCAATAACTTGATTCCAATTATTTTGCAATCTATTACAAcgaaaatttcaaggtgatattttattgcaatgaaaatatcatttcaataatttgatatcaattattttataatctattgtaATGATAAACATGAAGCAAATATATCAATGCAATAACttgatatcaattattttacaacttatTGGAATGACATACATGAAACAAttgtttattaaaacaaatatatcattgcaataacttaatcctaattatttttgtcaattatttaCAATATATTGCAACAAGATCCATGAAGTAATAGCCTATTGCAATTATTTGTGCTAAAAGCCTTTGGACATACTTAGCTTGAATTAACATGTCAAGAGGGGGGGGAAAAAACACTGCAGAACTTTCAGTTACAATAGGCTTCAACAATTGCTAGCTGATTTCTTAATACAAGTGTGTGTGCCACATAAATTCATCTCTTGTATATAGGTCAGATGATACAAAAACATTTCTCAGcctttggtttttggtttttggtttttggtttttggtttttggtttttttttttttattacctttTGTCTTTCTTCTTGCGTGGGGTAGAATTGCAAAATAAGGCTTGTACTGGTGTCTTTCACTCTTCTTTGCCTTATTTCATATGGTCTATAATGTTGCGGTTCTATCTggtgaaaaattttgaaaaatatatgttaCTCAATCATGGGAATCTTTCAGTTTCTCCTTTTATCAATTCTATAATGGCATAGTGTCAAATCTCTTTGTTAGACAATGGCTCCCCCTCCCTCCTAAACCCCACCATagtgataatagcttaattttgcatatttatatcattattagaaaagcattatcatacttattttgagttaattcatgcattttatagttgattttgaaataatgctaaataatcaattttgtgcttaattgaattttaatgcgtgaatttgtcttttgtaagataatgaaattaaataagtggatttgtgcaaagaagaaagctattggactttaattttacaagggccataatgaagtcaaagaaggtcaacccaattaaattcaagtccaattggagtaaggaatcaaaggaaatttgcgcCTAATCCAAgcccaattcggattaggattccagcttGCACACCAATTAGTATTTGAAGCATAAATTTCGGCTCAGATATCCAATCGAAacgattcaagttgggctggaatTCTAACGTAAAGGGCtaaaactttgtagtttaccaaaagtccgaattctgaATTTAAATTGGCCAAAAATGtcagttaagtgaagcctaaaaacttgggattttctccaaacgggaattcaacttgtaataggattccttaacctatttaaaggctctttagggcaa
Coding sequences within:
- the LOC142614279 gene encoding transcription factor MYB61-like, with the translated sequence MGRHSCCYKQKLRKGLWSPEEDEKLLRHITKYGHGCWSSVPKQAGLQRCGKSCRLRWINYLRPDLKRGTFSQEEENLIIELHAVLGNRWSQIAAQLPGRTDNEIKNLWNSCLKKKLRQRGIDPVTHKPISEVENVEDIDTSAKSRDKMSVLSNELNLLKAENSNQEATLLEQRPSSIASQGYPLEVQGSSSSKITNNNNNNNSMTPRANKDFFQERFVTSHQESSTTNDLVGHYPLQQLNYASNARLQTNSNSNSNQWFTQTGKTFDINSEYTSNAISTILPPSTSSFLPPSIGYKPSLTFPTDNISIGSFNVNGSRYWETTSASTTTNNSNSSSGSSSSAELQHNSSLLETSMFSWGLESQPEDIKWTEYFNNPLLVAAALQNQTPQSIYNEIKSETQFVTESSSAMWPHSKQPGTLQSSDIYGKDIQRLTAAFGHT